One Aegilops tauschii subsp. strangulata cultivar AL8/78 chromosome 7, Aet v6.0, whole genome shotgun sequence genomic window carries:
- the LOC109759645 gene encoding expansin-like A4, whose protein sequence is MAAAVAFAHLLLFLVLVSPAACYSASPPYRCDWCPRRSTASLLPPDAADATLTGAACGYGGLAAAADLADGGFHIAAVSAGFFRRGRACSACYQLRCRGRSACAKDGVKVVVVADVPETNSTGRGGRFMLNKEAFAALTTARGGGQLASLVDAAVDVDFRKIPCAYKGKNLAVRVEETSSRDKGHLAVRFLYQGGQTDIVAVEVARAEIPRATIQSAAAPSPATWQYMTRREGSPGVWHTSRVPAGPLRLRLVVTAGSGGKWLRTEGVVLPAEWQAGAVYDTGLRVTDVAASTCGGASCSASGDDDEEE, encoded by the coding sequence ATGGCCGCCGCCGTTGCATTTGCCCACCTTCTCCTTTTCCTCGTCTTGGTGTCCCCTGCGGCCTGCTATTCTGCTAGTCCACCGTATCGCTGCGACTGGTGCCCTCGGCGGTCCACCGCCTCCCTCCTGCCTCCCGACGCCGCCGACGCCACCCTCACCGGCGCCGCGTGCGGGTACGGtggcctggcggcggcggctgacCTTGCCGACGGGGGATTCCACATTGCGGCCGTGAGTGCTGGATTCTTCCGCCGCGGCCGGGCCTGCAGCGCATGCTACCAGCTGAGGTGCAGGGGCCGGAGCGCGTGCGCGAAGGACGGCGTCAAGGTCGTCGTCGTCGCCGACGTGCCGGAGACGAACAGCACAGGCAGGGGCGGGCGGTTCATGCTCAACAAGGAAGCCTTCGCCGCCTTGACTACTGCTCGTGGCGGTGGTCAGCTCGCGAGCTTGGTGGACGCGGCAGTCGACGTCGACTTCAGGAAGATACCTTGCGCCTACAAAGGCAAGAACCTGGCGGTGAGGGTGGAGGAGACGAGCAGCAGGGACAAGGGCCACCTCGCCGTCAGGTTCCTCTACCAGGGCGGCCAGACCGACATCGTCGCCGTCGAGGTGGCGCGGGCGGAAATTCCTCGTGCCACGATCCAGAgtgccgccgcgccgtcgccggcAACATGGCAGTACATGACGCGGCGCGAGGGGTCGCCGGGGGTGTGGCACACGTCGCGCGTGCCAGCCGGCCCGCTGCGGCTCCGGCTCGTCGTGACCGCAGGCTCCGGCGGCAAGTGGCTTCGAACCGAGGGTGTAGTGCTCCCCGCGGAGTGGCAGGCCGGCGCGGTCTACGACACTGGGCTGCGCGTCACCGACGTCGCCGCAAGCACCTGCGGcggcgcctcctgctccgcctccggagacgatgacgaggaggagtaG
- the LOC120969213 gene encoding probable nucleolar protein 5-1 yields MGRRIIPLKGKRRRPGLPHPPAPPPRLHLKGDIARTVGVIRLLLETPSGFGIFSFDGTYLKKDNEVIWLKEFIRFENKSTAINLETGVIHVDLINMLKKWCDSEEKLAVGRAEYKMIIERKMEITCLYDQNVEEVMWGLKNNMQFLVPQEKTKLTEKDCVPISKGLERFLIQYKIDMNPEMVNVHVAQQAGIIHRTDLALKKHSAFFKLVGESLKSISDIDNDYISANNVDKGDGRSTTKEMKEILGERRV; encoded by the exons ATGGGGCGAAGAATAATACCATTAAAGGGAAAGCGCCGTCGTCCAGGCTTGCCGCACCCACCAGCACCTCCGCCGAGGCTCCACCTCAAAG GAGACATTGCGAGGACTGTTGGAGTAATTAGGCTGCTATTGGAGACACCTTCTGGTTTCGGAATTTTCTCATTTGATGGGACCTACCTGAAGAAAGATAATGAG GTCATCTGGCTTAAAGAATTTATAAGGTTTGAGAACAAGTCTACTGCTATTAACCTTGAAACGGGGGTTATTCATGTTGATCTGATCAATATGCTGAAGAAGTGGTGCGACTCTGAGGAGAAACTAGCTGTTGGAAGGGCTGAATATAAAATGATAATTGAAAGGAAGATG GAAATCACCTGTCTGTATGATCAAAATGTAGAGGAGGTGATGTGGGGTCTGAAGAATAACATGCAATTTTTAGTGCCTCAAGAAAAAACAAAGCTGACTGAGAAGGATTGTGTCCCCATCAGCAAAGGACTTGAGCGGTTCTTAATTCAGTATAAAATTGATATGAACCCAGAGATG GTTAATGTGCATGTTGCTCAGCAGGCTGGCATTATCCATCGTACTGATTTAGCATTAAAGAAGCACTCTGCATTCTTTAAACTTGTTGGTGAATCTCTTAAGAGTATATCAGACATTGACA ATGATTACATTAGTGCAAATAATGTGGACAAAGGAGATGGAAGGAGTACAACTAAAGAGATGAAGGAGATTCTTGGTGAAAGGAGAGTATGA
- the LOC109759656 gene encoding expansin-like A4 encodes MARLLLVLVLVLVLAVAAAVAQSMASAAPSSSYRTYRCGWCPRRSTASLLPPDAGALTGAPCWFGGQAAAELAADGGFHIAAVGAGFFRGGRACGACYQLRCRGKNACSESGVKVIITDLANPATDTNRTGGGQFQLTRDAFAALTASRDDGQLASLVDAAVDVDFRRILCAYKSKNLAVRVDETSSRNRGHLAIRFLYQGGQTDIVAVEVAKAAAPYAAQSAAAPSQTKWQYMTRREGSPGVWRTSRAPAGPLRLRLVVTAGSGGKWLRADGAIFPAEWHAGAVYDTGLRVTEVAANTCGAGDDNDDGE; translated from the coding sequence ATGGCGCGCCttctcctcgtcctcgtcctcgtcctcgtcctcgcggTGGCAGCTGCCGTCGCCCAATCGATGGCCTCTGCTGCTCCCTCATCGTCGTACCGGACCTACCGGTGCGGCTGGTGCCCGCGACGCTCTaccgcctccctcctccctccggACGCCGGCGCCCTTACTGGTGCCCCGTGCTGGTTCGGTGGCCAGGCGGCagcggagctcgccgccgacggAGGGTTCCACATTGCGGCCGTCGGCGCTGGATTCTTCCGCGGCGGCCGGGCCTGCGGCGCCTGCTACCAACTGAGATGCAGGGGCAAGAACGCGTGCTCAGAGAGCGGCGTCAAGGTCATCATCACCGACTTGGCGAATCCGGCGACGGACACGAACAGGACAGGCGGCGGCCAGTTCCAACTCACTAGGGACGCCTTCGCCGCCTTGACTGCTTCTCGTGACGACGGTCAGCTCGCGAGCTTGGTGGACGCGGCCGTCGACGTCGACTTCAGGAGGATACTTTGCGCGTACAAGAGCAAGAACCTGGCGGTGAGGGTGGATGAGACGAGCAGCAGGAACAGGGGGCACCTCGCCATTCGGTTCCTCTACCAGGGCGGCCAGACCGACATCGTCGCCGTCGAGGTGGCGAAGGCGGCGGCACCTTATGCCGCTCAAagcgccgccgcgccgtcgcagACGAAATGGCAGTACATGACGCGGCGCGAGGGGTCGCCCGGGGTGTGGCGCACGTCGCGCGCGCCGGCCGGCCCGCTGCGGCTCCGGCTCGTAGTCACCGCGGGCTCCGGCGGCAAGTGGCTGCGCGCTGACGGGGCGATTTTCCCAGCGGAGTGGCATGCTGGCGCGGTCTATGACACCGGGCTGCGCGTCACCGAGGTCGCTGCAAACACCTGCGGCGCCGGAGACGACAACGACGATGGCGAGTAG
- the LOC109759640 gene encoding uncharacterized protein has translation MDQQVDLILNFKGSIKGRRVNNRDRVSGARLPQKDYFGPNPTFPDDPWFYRCFRMRKPLFLRIVEGVEAHDDYFKLARDCCGQLSFCTKQKCTAALRMFALGTAADAVGEMVMMRKSTRLKTIVKFARAMVQVFRREYLREPNVPDMGKLLAIGVARGFLGMLGSIDCMYWQ, from the coding sequence ATGGACCAGCAAGTGGATCTTATTCTTAACTTCAAGGGCTCAATCAAAGGGAGAAGAGTGAACAATCGAGATAGGGTGTCCGGAGCACGGCTACCGCAGAAGGACTACTTTGGTCCGAACCCAACTTTCCCCGATGATCCATGGTTTTATCGCTGTTTTCGCATGCGAAAACCATTGTTTCTGCGCATTGTGGAGGGAGTGGAGGCACACGATGACTACTTCAAGCTCGCAAGGGATTGCTGCGGCCAACTATCTTTctgtactaagcaaaaatgcacgGCTGCTCTGAGGATGTTTGCACTTGGTACTGCCGCAGATGCCGTTGGTGAGATGGTCATGATGAGGAAGAGCACACGTCTTAAGACCATTGTCAAGTTTGCCCGCGCCATGGTGCAGGTGTTTAGACGAGAGTATCTGAGGGAACCAAATGTGCCGGACATGGGAAAGTTGTTGGCTATTGGAGTGGCCAGAGGGTTTCTAGGAATGCTTGGATCTATTGATTGCATGTATTGGCAATGA